The genomic segment ACTGCCGTGTTGCAGCCAAAAATCCGTTGATCTGCCGCCAATGGGTTTGATCTGGAATTTGCGACATGAACCCAGGCTTATAGAAGCAATCGCAGGGTTAAATCCCATCGATGGTTCATTGTCGGAGTGCCAGCCGATGCTGTCTTGTCCGCTCCTGTACTGATTGCCGATGACAATACGGAAGCTGTAGCCAGTAGCAGCAGTAATCCTATCTCGCAGTTGAGCTAGCGCTGAAGTCCAAGGCAATGGTTTAAGTAATACACTTTTGGAGTAAAGGTAATCACAGCCTTCATCGCCATAAATACACTCTAAGCGCGGAACAGGCATCGTTTTACCCAGCATTCTGATTGTGTTTTGCTGCCATTGCAGTCCTTGGCAATGTTGGTAGAGTTCGTCGGCTTCTTCCTTGTTCAGAAACTCTGGATAATAGTTGACTGGTAAGGTAGGAGCAGATTCGGGAAATAAAGTTAGTTGTTGCATAATTCTCCTTTGGCAATCGCCCGAACAATTTTCTCTGCCCGTTCTTGTGAAATAGCCTGTTCTCGCTCCATGCCCCACACAAGGCTCACCAATGACACCAGATAACGGGACATGACGCAATAACTCAGTAGTAAACCATGAAGGTGACTCATAGAAGTTCAATGGATGCCGGGTGACAGTTTCAAGAACAGCTGTCTGGGGTTTTAATAATGGTGTGACAGTCATGCTGCCTCCTGCGGTTGTTGGACAATCGTTGCGCTGATGGATTCAAAATCAACCTGAAATATGTTTAAATCAGGAATTATTTCGCCACTGTTATAAAGTCCAACGATGTGCTGTTTGATTGCATCTTCTGTGAGTCCATCAGGAATGTGAATGTGGGCTTCACTAATGATTTTTTCTACTACTTGAACTATGACTTTCATAAATACTCCTAAAACTCAATTCGATTCAAAGTTTGTAATTGTGCAGCAAGTGTGCTGATAAAATCCTGTAGTTCTTCTGTTGCTTCTTGAGGGCTAATTGCTTTTTCAGAAATGTAAAGCTTTGTGTTCTCTAAATAAACTTCTACACGAGTCATATTTGTATGTGGCGAAGTCAATAGTGTTAAAGTCAATTTCTCATATTTGCAAAAGTAGTATTGACATTCTTCACTCAGAGATTGCCCTTGCTGCCATTTGATAATTTCTGTATCGTCATCGTTAGCAAGTTCAAACTCAATTTCTTCGATTGCAGTGAAAGCCATAGCTACACACGCTCTTTCTGCTGGATGTGTAGCTGATTGCATCCGGTAGCTTTCGGGGACTACATAGCCAAGAAGCGCGTAGAACTTCTTAGCTAGTTTTTCAATCAGTACATCTTTTTGAAAGTATCCGAGTTCCATATCCTTTCCCCTCAAGGTAGAATTTGCCTTTGTTGTAAAAGTCTTAATTCTTGATTACTGGGCGATCGCTCTGCTTGACCGATGACCGATGACCGATGACCGATGACCGATGACCGATGACCAATGACCGATGACCATCAAGCAGTAACTACAGCTTTCTTGCTAGCGAAAGCCCCCGCCTGCCTTAGCGCTGCACCAGGACTGGGATGAGCGAAGAACTCTTCTATAGCTTTGGTCAACCCAGCCGCAACAACCGGATTGTGACAAGCGTAAACATAGATGGGCTGTTGAACGCCATTAACCAATCGCGTTTCTTGGCGATCACCCAGATGTGGGTAGAATGTTCTCACCCATGTACCCAAGTGTCCCCGGTAGTGAGCGCCGCTCAGGGGGACTTTCTTTCCAAGTTCGCTCTCTGCAAAGTTCACAACCCCTAGCCATCGTTCTTCTGAAGGGGTTAACAATTTTCTGTTGTGTTCTGCCAGAAGATTCCCGGCATAGTCTTTAAATTGCTGTTCCATGTACGGGTTGAGTCTGCCACCAGTTAACTCAGCTAAAGTTTTCATGGCCAGGACAAGAGTATGCAATCGCTGTTCAACTGGGGGGAGGGCTGGTGTAGTGGGTTGTTCTTGTGCTTGAGTAGCGGGTTTTGTCCAGCCCATAATGTCTTGCATCCAGGCGCGAACACCAATCCTGTTAAAAGCTTTGCATAC from the Nostoc flagelliforme CCNUN1 genome contains:
- a CDS encoding alpha-ketoglutarate-dependent dioxygenase AlkB family protein, which translates into the protein MTVTPLLKPQTAVLETVTRHPLNFYESPSWFTTELLRHVPLSGVIGEPCVGHGARTGYFTRTGRENCSGDCQRRIMQQLTLFPESAPTLPVNYYPEFLNKEEADELYQHCQGLQWQQNTIRMLGKTMPVPRLECIYGDEGCDYLYSKSVLLKPLPWTSALAQLRDRITAATGYSFRIVIGNQYRSGQDSIGWHSDNEPSMGFNPAIASISLGSCRKFQIKPIGGRSTDFWLQHGSLLVMHPGCQSTHLHQVPKTNKVVSTRINLTFRPHIGGKR